From Leptolyngbya sp. KIOST-1, one genomic window encodes:
- a CDS encoding DUF6464 family protein: MLVILLIFVIGLTPAIVSAWMSVRADRDDKNSTIAAASTTSGQGLFKLLDSGPDLHYVDGMGYMIGDITCDLNARSPYLRCAINPMGPCDGCSAYAPKVFDRQV; this comes from the coding sequence ATGCTCGTTATTCTTTTGATTTTCGTAATCGGTCTCACCCCGGCCATCGTGTCGGCCTGGATGAGCGTTCGTGCCGACCGCGACGACAAGAACAGCACGATTGCGGCTGCATCCACCACCTCGGGGCAGGGCCTGTTCAAGCTGCTCGACAGCGGGCCTGACCTCCACTACGTCGATGGCATGGGCTACATGATTGGCGACATTACCTGCGACCTGAATGCGCGATCGCCCTACCTGCGCTGCGCCATCAACCCCATGGGTCCCTGCGATGGGTGTAGCGCCTACGCCCCGAAGGTCTTCGATCGCCAGGTGTAG
- a CDS encoding DUF3122 domain-containing protein gives MAYLWRALRLTILALVLGCLLLLALAEPAVASVHTYHERPGQTTYRSRQSLRDQNDIAWQATVFKRYTEGQSEGVYLRLVGFPGRGIVDRQGELSVQGGTTTQWAAPPCLDAQTQTLPENVAQYDVEAIFSHIQRPGPLTLVVPLASKTVARLVVAPYVVDEWLQVYGLDDDFRGDNFRGDRPISQF, from the coding sequence ATGGCTTACCTCTGGCGCGCCCTGCGGCTCACAATTCTGGCCCTGGTCCTGGGCTGTCTACTGCTGCTGGCCCTGGCAGAGCCGGCGGTGGCCTCGGTGCACACCTACCACGAGCGACCCGGCCAGACCACCTACCGATCGCGCCAGAGTCTGCGCGACCAGAACGATATTGCCTGGCAGGCAACGGTTTTTAAGCGCTACACCGAGGGCCAATCGGAGGGCGTCTACCTGCGGCTGGTGGGGTTTCCGGGGCGAGGCATTGTCGATCGCCAGGGCGAGTTGTCGGTGCAGGGCGGCACAACGACGCAGTGGGCCGCGCCGCCCTGCTTGGATGCCCAGACCCAAACCCTGCCAGAAAATGTGGCCCAGTACGACGTGGAGGCCATTTTTAGCCACATTCAGCGGCCTGGCCCCCTGACCCTGGTAGTGCCCCTGGCGTCTAAAACAGTAGCTCGATTGGTGGTCGCACCCTACGTGGTAGACGAATGGCTCCAGGTCTATGGCCTGGACGATGATTTCAGGGGCGATAATTTCAGGGGCGATCGCCCAATCAGCCAGTTCTGA
- a CDS encoding tetratricopeptide repeat protein, with product MKLRYFAVLLGLGLVAGVTPLGVYAQTPTAEPDLVVPEVEILPETPEAEAEAEPAEPGLTAVGAYNLGVERYNQGNYEAALEAFNLAIERDPSLADAYLYRGLILARQGNYDRALADINQALSLSPGNANALFARGSVYFRQNNPTAAQADFNAALEANPDAVNVYLYRGLVDTQQGRNDLALEDFSTAIELDPTNPTAFLLRGFALERVNNYSDAVTDFSRAIELRGDLPRAYMGRGVAYYHLGLYDAALEDLNQAIRLDPDLARAYLNRSHVFFRQGRPNRALQDLDRALQLNPSLTEAYMSRGTIRAAQNNLTGAQQDFARVLQLNPDSAMAYKLRGDALLQAGDATAAIADYTEALFLDPTFAAALKARGDARKATGDVFGAIDDYSQALEVQPNFPEAFSARGSAYLQVNQSQNAYQDLTQAIINAPNRADARLFYNRGLVRARLGDDAGARRDFEQAAQLFLQQGEAAGYRRTLNQMSQL from the coding sequence ATGAAATTGCGTTATTTTGCCGTGCTGCTCGGCCTGGGACTGGTGGCGGGGGTAACGCCCCTGGGGGTCTACGCCCAAACCCCGACAGCCGAACCCGACCTGGTCGTACCAGAGGTAGAGATTCTGCCTGAGACGCCCGAGGCAGAGGCTGAAGCCGAGCCGGCTGAACCTGGACTCACGGCGGTTGGTGCCTACAACCTGGGCGTTGAGCGCTACAACCAAGGCAACTACGAAGCCGCCCTCGAAGCCTTTAATCTAGCCATCGAACGCGATCCGTCCCTGGCCGATGCCTACCTGTACCGGGGCCTGATCTTGGCCCGTCAGGGCAATTACGATCGCGCCCTGGCCGATATCAACCAGGCCCTCAGCCTCAGTCCCGGCAACGCCAACGCCCTGTTTGCCCGAGGCAGTGTCTACTTCCGCCAGAACAACCCCACCGCCGCCCAGGCCGACTTTAACGCAGCCCTGGAAGCCAATCCCGACGCGGTCAATGTCTACCTCTACCGGGGCCTGGTCGATACTCAGCAGGGGCGTAACGACCTGGCCCTGGAGGACTTCTCCACCGCCATTGAGCTTGACCCCACCAACCCCACCGCCTTCCTGCTGCGGGGCTTTGCCCTGGAGCGGGTGAACAACTACAGCGACGCCGTCACCGACTTTAGCCGCGCCATCGAGCTGCGGGGTGATCTGCCGAGGGCCTACATGGGGCGGGGGGTCGCCTACTACCACCTGGGGCTCTACGACGCCGCCCTGGAGGATCTCAACCAGGCCATCCGGCTCGACCCCGACCTGGCCCGGGCCTACCTCAACCGCAGCCACGTCTTCTTCCGTCAGGGACGGCCCAACCGCGCCCTGCAAGACCTCGATCGCGCCCTGCAGCTCAATCCCAGCCTGACTGAAGCCTACATGAGTCGGGGTACCATTCGCGCTGCTCAAAATAACCTGACCGGCGCCCAGCAGGACTTCGCCCGCGTGCTCCAGCTCAACCCTGACTCGGCTATGGCCTACAAACTCAGGGGCGACGCGCTGCTGCAGGCGGGGGATGCCACCGCTGCGATCGCAGACTACACCGAGGCCCTATTCCTCGACCCCACCTTCGCCGCAGCGCTCAAAGCCCGGGGCGACGCCCGCAAGGCGACGGGGGATGTGTTTGGCGCGATCGACGACTACAGTCAGGCCCTGGAGGTGCAGCCCAACTTCCCGGAAGCGTTCTCGGCGCGGGGGTCAGCCTACCTGCAGGTGAACCAATCCCAGAATGCCTACCAGGATCTCACCCAGGCCATTATCAATGCCCCCAACCGGGCCGATGCCAGACTGTTCTACAACCGCGGCCTGGTGCGGGCCCGCCTGGGCGACGACGCCGGTGCCCGCCGCGATTTTGAGCAGGCCGCTCAACTCTTCCTGCAGCAGGGCGAAGCCGCTGGGTATCGGCGGACGCTGAACCAGATGAGCCAGCTGTAG
- a CDS encoding bifunctional oligoribonuclease/PAP phosphatase NrnA, which translates to MMTFDSDSDAPEVTLPNGKSAISLMPHPELDGDAEDPVQAVRRLLEAHREDRHLVLLQDFPDPDALSSAWAYKLIAANYKIECDIVYAGTLSHQENIALVRLTGLPARRWLTAADGPHLSDYQGLVLVDNQGTTSQLYEHLREAGLPLVLVIDHHSPQSKLDAEYVDLRPHIRATATILTQYLQQGLLNLDRNNSKHTKCATALMHGLRADTNQLMHAGASDFMAAAYLSQFYDGQLLSAVLQASRSKRVMDVIERSLRNRKVQNNVSIAGVGYLRYDDRDAIPQAADFLVTEENVHTAVVYGIVHDEDEEREVVIGSLRTSKITLDPDEFIKEAFGQDSEGRFFGGGRSMAGGFEIPVGFLSGFYENSEYNRLKWEVFDIQIKQKLWRLVDPEEGIINTD; encoded by the coding sequence ATGATGACGTTTGACTCCGACTCGGATGCTCCAGAGGTGACGTTGCCCAACGGCAAAAGCGCCATTTCTCTCATGCCACACCCTGAACTCGACGGCGATGCCGAAGATCCGGTACAGGCGGTGCGTCGCCTGCTGGAGGCCCACCGCGAGGATCGCCACCTGGTGCTGCTGCAGGATTTTCCCGACCCCGATGCCCTCTCGTCGGCCTGGGCCTACAAGCTGATTGCGGCCAACTACAAAATTGAGTGCGACATTGTCTACGCTGGCACCCTCAGCCATCAGGAAAACATTGCCCTGGTGCGTCTGACCGGCCTGCCTGCCCGCCGCTGGCTCACCGCCGCCGATGGCCCCCACCTGAGCGACTACCAGGGGTTGGTGCTGGTGGACAACCAGGGCACCACCAGCCAACTCTACGAACACCTGCGAGAGGCTGGCCTACCCCTGGTACTGGTGATTGACCACCACTCCCCCCAGTCCAAGCTCGACGCCGAGTACGTGGACCTGCGGCCCCATATTCGAGCCACCGCAACGATCCTGACCCAGTACCTCCAGCAGGGGCTGCTCAACCTCGATCGCAACAACAGCAAGCACACCAAGTGCGCCACCGCCCTCATGCACGGGCTGCGGGCCGACACCAACCAGCTCATGCACGCCGGGGCCAGCGATTTTATGGCGGCGGCCTACCTGAGCCAGTTTTACGACGGCCAGTTGCTCAGCGCGGTGCTCCAGGCCTCCCGGTCAAAGCGGGTGATGGATGTGATCGAGCGATCGCTGCGCAACCGCAAGGTGCAGAACAACGTGTCGATCGCCGGGGTGGGCTACCTGCGCTACGACGACCGCGACGCCATTCCCCAGGCTGCCGACTTCCTGGTCACCGAAGAAAACGTCCACACCGCCGTGGTCTACGGCATCGTCCACGACGAAGATGAGGAGCGCGAGGTGGTGATTGGCTCCCTGCGCACCAGCAAGATCACCCTCGACCCCGACGAGTTCATCAAAGAAGCCTTTGGCCAGGACAGCGAGGGGCGGTTTTTTGGCGGCGGCCGCTCCATGGCCGGGGGCTTCGAAATTCCGGTGGGGTTCCTGTCGGGCTTTTACGAAAATTCGGAGTACAACCGCCTCAAGTGGGAGGTGTTTGACATCCAGATCAAGCAAAAACTGTGGCGGCTGGTGGACCCTGAAGAGGGCATTATCAACACCGACTAA
- a CDS encoding peroxiredoxin, with the protein MALQLGDQVPNFTQQSSEGEIDFYSWAGDSWVVLFSHPADYTPVCTTELGSVARLKPEFEKRNAKVIALSVDSADSHQGWIGDINETQGVTVNYPILADDDKKVSDLYGMIHPNANAKVTVRSVFVIDPNKKLRLTITYPPSTGRNFAEILRVIDSLQLTDNYSVATPVDWKDGDDVVVAPTIPTEEAKQRFPKGVTEIKPYLRMTPQPNK; encoded by the coding sequence ATGGCGCTTCAACTTGGCGATCAGGTACCCAACTTCACCCAGCAGAGCAGCGAAGGTGAAATCGATTTTTACAGCTGGGCCGGCGATAGCTGGGTGGTGCTGTTCTCCCACCCCGCTGACTACACCCCGGTCTGCACCACCGAGCTGGGCAGCGTAGCTCGGCTCAAGCCCGAATTTGAAAAGCGCAACGCTAAGGTGATCGCGCTCAGCGTTGACAGCGCCGACTCCCACCAGGGCTGGATTGGCGACATCAACGAAACCCAGGGCGTAACGGTCAACTACCCCATCCTGGCCGATGACGACAAAAAGGTTTCTGACCTCTACGGCATGATTCACCCCAACGCCAACGCCAAGGTCACTGTGCGCAGTGTATTTGTGATTGACCCCAACAAAAAACTGCGGCTGACCATCACCTATCCGCCCAGCACCGGTCGCAACTTCGCAGAAATTCTGCGGGTTATCGACTCCCTACAGCTGACCGACAACTACAGCGTGGCCACCCCCGTTGACTGGAAGGATGGTGACGACGTGGTAGTCGCTCCTACGATTCCCACCGAAGAAGCCAAGCAACGCTTTCCCAAGGGCGTCACAGAGATCAAGCCCTACCTGCGCATGACCCCCCAGCCCAACAAGTAA
- the alr gene encoding alanine racemase, with the protein MLSWDQTPSLAPSLEPMRCCRAWVEIDLGALRHNVRQLKGLLPAAAQLMAVVKADAYGHGAVTVAQTALQAGAAWLGVATVPEGIELRAAGIQAPILVMGAVNSPEEMQAIAHWRLQPTLVNPKQALVFSDTLSGLAAARPLVVHLKIDTGMTRLGFPWAEAVDFVRFVRQLPHLKIDSLYSHLATADSPDPAIMAQQHQRFRAALGQLQQQQLLPPRLHLANTAATLADPALHYDLVRVGLGLYGLYPAPHLQGRVDLRPVMQVKARITHLKDVPAGTGVSYGHQYVCDRPMRLAVVGVGYADGVPRVLSNRLQVMVKGQLARQVGAITMDQLMLDVSRIPNLQEGDVVTLLGRDGPHAIGPDDWAAMANTISWEILCGFKHRLPRIAVQQSLGAAAVPS; encoded by the coding sequence ATGTTGAGTTGGGATCAAACCCCTAGCCTGGCCCCCAGCCTGGAGCCCATGCGCTGCTGCCGAGCCTGGGTTGAAATTGACCTGGGGGCCCTGCGGCACAACGTGCGCCAGCTGAAGGGTCTGCTGCCCGCCGCCGCCCAGCTGATGGCTGTCGTCAAAGCCGACGCCTACGGGCACGGGGCTGTGACGGTGGCCCAGACCGCCCTCCAGGCCGGAGCCGCCTGGCTGGGGGTCGCCACCGTTCCCGAGGGCATTGAGCTGCGCGCAGCGGGTATTCAAGCACCCATTTTGGTGATGGGGGCCGTCAACAGCCCCGAAGAAATGCAGGCGATCGCCCACTGGCGGCTTCAGCCCACCCTGGTCAACCCCAAGCAGGCCCTGGTCTTTTCTGACACGCTCTCGGGGCTGGCGGCGGCCCGACCCCTGGTTGTGCACCTCAAAATTGACACCGGCATGACCCGGCTGGGGTTCCCCTGGGCCGAGGCCGTCGATTTCGTCAGGTTTGTGCGCCAGCTGCCCCACCTCAAAATCGACAGTCTCTACTCTCACCTGGCCACCGCCGACAGCCCCGACCCAGCCATCATGGCGCAGCAGCACCAGCGGTTTCGGGCAGCGCTGGGGCAGCTCCAGCAGCAGCAGTTGCTCCCCCCCCGGCTGCACCTGGCCAACACGGCAGCCACCCTGGCCGACCCCGCCCTGCACTACGACCTGGTACGGGTGGGGCTGGGCCTCTACGGTCTCTATCCGGCCCCCCACCTCCAGGGCCGGGTCGATCTGCGGCCGGTGATGCAGGTCAAGGCCCGCATCACCCACCTCAAAGATGTGCCCGCCGGAACCGGGGTCAGCTACGGCCATCAATACGTGTGCGATCGCCCCATGCGGCTGGCGGTGGTGGGCGTTGGCTATGCCGACGGGGTACCCCGCGTCCTCTCCAATCGGCTGCAGGTCATGGTCAAGGGCCAGCTGGCCCGGCAGGTTGGGGCGATCACGATGGATCAGCTGATGCTGGATGTCAGCCGCATCCCCAACCTGCAGGAGGGGGACGTGGTCACGCTGCTGGGCCGCGACGGGCCCCACGCCATCGGGCCTGACGACTGGGCCGCCATGGCCAACACCATCAGCTGGGAAATTCTCTGCGGTTTCAAGCACCGGCTGCCCCGCATTGCCGTGCAGCAGAGCCTGGGGGCAGCCGCCGTCCCCAGCTAG
- a CDS encoding HNH endonuclease, which translates to MSKVLVLNASYEPLNITSWRRAVVLVIKGKAERVEHNGKLVYADFPLPTVIRLRHYVRVPYKDIPLTRRNLLQRDNHTCQYCSYSGDGLTLDHVVPRSRGGGDTWENMVTACVRCNVKKGNRTPREANMPLFSQPRKPHSSLYFEVTRQIHSGVHQEWKKYVIGIS; encoded by the coding sequence ATGAGTAAGGTTCTGGTGCTCAATGCCTCCTATGAACCGCTCAATATTACGAGCTGGCGCCGGGCTGTTGTTCTTGTGATCAAGGGTAAGGCTGAGCGGGTTGAACATAATGGCAAGTTGGTCTATGCCGACTTTCCACTGCCGACGGTCATTCGTCTGCGCCACTATGTGCGGGTACCCTACAAAGATATTCCTCTCACCCGGCGCAACCTGCTTCAGCGGGACAACCACACCTGCCAGTATTGCAGCTACAGCGGTGACGGCTTGACCCTCGACCACGTGGTGCCGCGATCGCGCGGCGGCGGCGACACCTGGGAAAACATGGTAACGGCCTGCGTGCGCTGCAACGTTAAAAAGGGCAACCGCACCCCCCGGGAAGCCAACATGCCGCTGTTTAGCCAGCCCCGCAAGCCTCACAGCAGTCTCTACTTCGAGGTCACCCGACAAATTCACAGCGGGGTACACCAGGAGTGGAAGAAATACGTCATCGGTATTTCGTAA